The Linepithema humile isolate Giens D197 chromosome 7, Lhum_UNIL_v1.0, whole genome shotgun sequence genome has a window encoding:
- the LOC105678386 gene encoding pupal cuticle protein-like isoform X1, translating into MRSYHRCLPESARRGIFLNCGDHRRGQFCIVGGFFSRLLFTFIIVRRPPRARAAWIYQEVARTNRLVFVGEIEWKLVLSCLSLSTLALPAYAPYQAYGGQAGYYHGPPAPLAHDGRVVDTPEVAHAKQAHLAAHAAEAAKAAHYGGYDAGYSADGNHGNYVEYHSAYHGPPAPLGHDGRVVDTPEVAHAKAAHLAAHAAEASKVAHLSHYDPYSHAKW; encoded by the exons ATGAGATCCTACCACCGATGTTTGCCTGAATCTGCCCGGAGGGGGATATTCCTCAACTGCGGAGATCATCGCCGAGGTCAGTTTTGTATCGTCGGCGGCTTTTTTAGCCGGCTCTTGTTCACGTTCATCATCGTCAGGAGGCCGCCAAGGGCTCGAGCTGCTTGGATCTACCAGGAAGTCGCTCGAACGAATCGATTGGTTTTTGTTGGGGAGATCGAGTGGAAG CTCGTCTTATCATGCCTGTCGTTGTCGACGCTGGCTTTGCCCGCGTATGCGCCTTATCAGGCATACGGAGGGCAAGCCGGGTATTATCACGGACCGCCGGCCCCGCTGGCTCACGATGGTCGAGTGGTCGATACGCCGGAAGTGGCGCACGCTAAACAAGCTCATCTGGCGGCGCACGCCGCGGAGGCTGCCAAAGCGGCGCATTACGGTGGATACGATGCAGGATATTCTGCGGACGGGAATCACGGAAATTACGTAGAATACCACAGCGCGTATCATGGACCGCCGGCGCCGCTCGGTCACGATGGACGAGTAGTGGATACGCCGGAAGTGGCTCACGCCAAGGCCGCGCATTTAGCCGCTCACGCCGCGGAGGCCTCCAAGGTCGCTCATCTGTCACATTACGATCCTTACTCGCACGCCAAGTGGTGA
- the LOC137001007 gene encoding pupal cuticle protein-like, giving the protein MKSFVSNLPISKITVLAILIEKPALLLHHSCSRLQIILISIVALTSATHYQYHGPSASIGHDGRVMDTPEVAHARAAHLAAVAEAAAKVPHSVASYAEDEDYHGYSEPVSVGHEMYHNEYGYHGPFAPLDSEGRVIDTPEVAQAKAAHLAAYNHIASSAPVVINKYHSQIYKPPAYSHNYYDSSAPLSHDGKVINTPEVEHARQAHLAAYNDALHGRHSYYDY; this is encoded by the exons ATGAAGTCTTTTGTAAGTAATCTCCCGATAAGCAAAATTACAGTGCTGgcaattttaatcgaaaagCCAGCATTGCTTTTACATCACTCATGTTCGCGTTTACAGATTATCTTGATATCCATCGTTGCTCTAACTTCGGCCACACATTATCAATACCATGGACCGTCCGCGTCCATAGGTCACGACGGAAGGGTCATGGATACGCCGGAAGTGGCGCATGCCAGGGCAGCGCATCTCGCTGCCGTGGCGGAAGCTGCCGCAAAAGTTCCACATAGCGTGGCTTCCTACGCGGAAGATGAGGATTATCACGGATATTCGGAACCCGTATCGGTCGGTCACGAGATGTATCATAACGAATACGGATATCACGGGCCGTTCGCTCCGCTAGATTCCGag ggtCGCGTGATAGATACGCCGGAAGTGGCACAGGCTAAAGCCGCACACTTGGCGGCTTATAATCACATAGCTTCCTCGGCACCTGTCGTCATAAATAAGTATCATTCGCAGATTTACAAGCCGCCGGCTTATAGTCACAATTATTATGACTCGTCAGCTCCCTTGTCTCACGACGGCAAAGTGATTAACACCCCCGAAGTAGAACACGCCAGACAAGCTCACCTCGCCGCTTATAACGACGCGCTTCACGGCCGCCACAGTTACTACGATTACTAA
- the LOC105678563 gene encoding uncharacterized protein yields MMVTNCSICDTEYGLLPGISFHRLPKVESRRERWITAIKKRITNFTPAANVFICSQHFSEDCFLPSPTGKRYLVPNAVPSIFDMRLRKKYKIQFDQQQLSIESHDAIASNTKLRGLEIATNIDQSTDNLHKPYVSILKVQHLTKSEIVNSTNLDKSANDEEARKSQEQLHKEKCDVITNIDHEKLNSEIATNIDENQDNLDQPCTSTFKQQHLTQFDILHRNIGITSSDKKVNNEAKELIRANTYIKKLTKKLNASQQKYKRLQEQATSLAFLVRQLQGEKNTTESLEEDCSDV; encoded by the exons atgatgGTTACGAATTGCAGTATTTGTGATACTGAATATGGTCTTTTACCGGGAATTAGTTTTCATAg gcTTCCAAAAGTTGAGAGCAGAAGAGAACGTTGGATCacagcaattaaaaaaagaataacaaaCTTTACTCCTGCtgcaaatgtatttatatgtagCCAGCATTTTTCGGAAGACTGCTTTCTGCCATCACCTACTGGCAAGCGTTACTTAGTGCCTAATGCTGTACCCAGTATATTTGATATGCgattaagaaagaaatataaaatccaATTT GATCAGCAACAATTATCTATAGAAAGCCATGATGCTATTGCCAGTAATACGAAATTAAGAGGTTTAGAGATTGCTACAAATATTGATCAGAGTACAGATAATTTGCACAAACCATATGTTTCCATTCTTAAAGTGCAGCATTTGACTAAATCTGAAATTGTAAACAG tACTAATTTGGATAAATCAGCCAATGACGAAGAAGCAAGGAAAAGTCAAGAACAGCTGCACAAAGAAAAATGTGatgttattacaaatattgatcatgaaaaattgaattctgAAATAGCAacaaatattgatgaaaatcaAGATAATTTAGACCAACCATGTACTTCGACTTTCAAACAACAGCATCTGACACAGTTCGATATTTTGCACag aaatattggGATCACATCAAGTgacaaaaaagtaaataatgaaGCAAAAGAATTAATACGTGCAaacacatatattaaaaaattgacgaAGAAGTTAAATGCTTCTcaacagaaatataaaagattacaagAACAAGCCACATCTTTAGCTTTTCTTGTAAGACAGTTGCAAGGTGAAAAAAATACTACAGAGTCATTGGAG GAAGACTGTTCAGATGTATAA
- the LOC105678387 gene encoding cuticle protein 2 encodes MKSLIVLSALCALAIAQPAYLGYHFGLPVGPLETPEVAQAKAVHLATQAYEAARNTLGYRYTPLAVYAPAITYGAPIGADGRVVDTPEVAQAKAAHLAAHAQEAAKTVKLIPYGALAYAPALYAYGNAPLGPDGTVIDTPEVAQAKAAHLAAHAQAAARNAN; translated from the exons ATGAAGTCTCTT ATTGTTCTCTCCGCGCTCTGCGCACTTGCGATCGCCCAACCAGCTTATCTGGGTTATCACTTCGGCTTGCCGGTGGGACCCCTGGAGACGCCGGAAGTGGCGCAGGCGAAAGCGGTGCATCTCGCTACGCAAGCCTACGAGGCCGCTAGAAACACGCTCGGCTACAGATACACACCTTTGGCCGTTTATGCACCTGCAATTACGTACGGCGCGCCCATCGGCGCAGATGGTCGGGTAGTAGACACACCTGAGGTCGCCCAGGCCAAGGCTGCCCATCTCGCCGCTCACGCTCAA GAAGCTGCCAAGACAGTCAAATTGATACCATACGGCGCTCTAGCGTATGCACCCGCGCTCTACGCTTACGGCAACGCTCCACTTGGACCCGACGGCACAGTAATAGACACCCCTGAAGTGGCACAGGCTAAGGCCGCACATTTGGCCGCACACGCTCAGGCGGCCGCCCGAAACGCTAATTGA
- the LOC105678580 gene encoding protein phosphatase inhibitor 2, translated as MAENLSKRPSKGILKTSSSFDNPEAPRPSKETTWDEMNIIATLHPADKDYGHMKIEEPKTPYNFEGLENEHELDQLDATTIAAKLAGSSQPKIFEESSEEEEDEETPEERERRRVFEAKRKGHYREWHAVQMARRLLEQDELEEDEDEDGEAKNNEEHSSEEESNFDPRFKCVPSCDRSEKK; from the exons ATGGCAGAAAATTTGTCGAAACGGCCTTCCAAAGGAATTCTAAAGACATCCAGCAGTTTTGATAATCCGGAGGCGCCTAG ACCAAGCAAAGAAACAACATGGGATGAAATGAATATTATCGCCACTCTTCATCCTGCTGACAAGGATTATGGTCATATGAAAATCGAGGAACCAAAAACCCCATACAATTTTGAAGGCCTCGAAAATGAACATGAACTTGATCAATTAGACGCCACCACTATTGCagcaaa ATTAGCTGGGAGTAGTCAACcaaaaattttcgaagaaTCCAGTGAGGAAGAGGAAGATGAAGAAACTCCTGAAGAAAGAG aaaggaGACGAGTTTTTGAAGCAAAGAGAAAAGGCCACTATCGAGAATGGCATGCTGTACAAATGGCAAGACGACTCTTAGAACAAGATGAATTAGAAGAAGACGAAGATGAAGATGGCGAGGCTAAAAATAATGAGGAGCATTCATCAGAAGAAGAAAGCAATTTTGACCCTCGTTTCAAATGCGTGCCGTCCTGTGATAGaagtgaaaagaaataa
- the LOC105678386 gene encoding cuticle protein 2-like isoform X2 has protein sequence MKSLLVLSCLSLSTLALPAYAPYQAYGGQAGYYHGPPAPLAHDGRVVDTPEVAHAKQAHLAAHAAEAAKAAHYGGYDAGYSADGNHGNYVEYHSAYHGPPAPLGHDGRVVDTPEVAHAKAAHLAAHAAEASKVAHLSHYDPYSHAKW, from the exons ATGAAGTCTCTC CTCGTCTTATCATGCCTGTCGTTGTCGACGCTGGCTTTGCCCGCGTATGCGCCTTATCAGGCATACGGAGGGCAAGCCGGGTATTATCACGGACCGCCGGCCCCGCTGGCTCACGATGGTCGAGTGGTCGATACGCCGGAAGTGGCGCACGCTAAACAAGCTCATCTGGCGGCGCACGCCGCGGAGGCTGCCAAAGCGGCGCATTACGGTGGATACGATGCAGGATATTCTGCGGACGGGAATCACGGAAATTACGTAGAATACCACAGCGCGTATCATGGACCGCCGGCGCCGCTCGGTCACGATGGACGAGTAGTGGATACGCCGGAAGTGGCTCACGCCAAGGCCGCGCATTTAGCCGCTCACGCCGCGGAGGCCTCCAAGGTCGCTCATCTGTCACATTACGATCCTTACTCGCACGCCAAGTGGTGA
- the LOC136996861 gene encoding MYG1 exonuclease isoform X2, which translates to MSGKSIMKIGTHDGTFHCDEVLACAFLKLLPQYKDASIVRSRDQNILDTCDIVVDVGGEYDPSRHRYDHHMRHFQESVSSIMKKPGYDWTIKLSSAGLVYCHFGHEILRSVLPEVTDDRVIEEIFKKVYDTLIKEIDAIDNGVPMYDGEPLYRIVTDLSARVSRLNPQWNNQDVNIDERFEKAMALTLEEFLEFVQYAKKVWLPARDVVRRAVENRYEVDPSGEIIMLSQTVPWKEHLFQLEEEMNVSPSIKYAIFESDDSYRIQCMPVAAGSFVCRMFLPEVWGGLRSDALVEACGIEGAVFVHSVRFIGGNKTKDGALAMARKALEIGKAVECVD; encoded by the exons ATGTCGGGAAAATCGATTATGAAAATCGGTACGCACGATGGTACTTTCCACTGCGATGAGGTGCTCGCCTGTGCGTTCTTAAAATTGCTGCCGCAATATAAAGATGCTTCTATAGTGAG ATCTCGAGATCAGAATATCTTAGACACCTGTGATATTGTAGTGGACGTTGGTGGAGAATATGATCCATCCAGGCATCGATATGACCATCATATGAg aCATTTTCAAGAATCAGTAAGTAGCATTATGAAAAAACCAGGATATGATTGGACAATAAAATTGAGTAGTGCAGGCCTGGTGTACTGTCATTTCGGACATGAAATATTGAGAAGTGTACTTCCAGAGGTAACAGACGACAGAGTCATTGAAGAAATCTTCAAAAAGGTCTACGACACCTTAATCAAGGAAATTGATGCCATAGACAATGGCGTGCCAATGTATGATGGAGAACCATT ATATCGAATAGTTACTGATTTAAGTGCACGTGTAAGCAGACTAAACCCTCAATGGAATAATCAAGATGTGAATATCGATGAACGATTTGAGAAAGCTATGGCTCTGACTTTAGAGGAATTCTTAGAATTTGTGCAGTACGCGAAAAAAGTTTGGCTGCCAGCAAGAGATGTTGTCCGACGCGCCGTGGAGAATCGATATGAG gTTGATCCGAGTggagaaataataatgttgtcGCAAACGGTACCATGGAAAGagcatttatttcaattggAAGAGGAAATGAATGTTTCGCCGTCAATAAAATACGCCATTTTTGAGAGCGACGACTCTTATCGAATTCAATGTATGCCGGTGGCGGCGGGAAGTTTCGTGTGCAGGATGTTCCTACCGGAAGTTTGGGGTGGTTTGCGCTCTGACGCACTTGTAGAAGCCTGCGGAATCGAAGGCGCCGTATTTGTACACTCTGTTCGATTTATCGGTGGAAACAAAACAAAAGACGGCGCATTGGCTATGGCGCGGAAAGCGCTTGAAATCGGAAAGGCTGTAGAATGTGTAGATTGA
- the LOC136996861 gene encoding MYG1 exonuclease isoform X1: MTIGVFSQVLRSTRFIKFSNLLLWKKTYTLGFPLRTMSGKSIMKIGTHDGTFHCDEVLACAFLKLLPQYKDASIVRSRDQNILDTCDIVVDVGGEYDPSRHRYDHHMRHFQESVSSIMKKPGYDWTIKLSSAGLVYCHFGHEILRSVLPEVTDDRVIEEIFKKVYDTLIKEIDAIDNGVPMYDGEPLYRIVTDLSARVSRLNPQWNNQDVNIDERFEKAMALTLEEFLEFVQYAKKVWLPARDVVRRAVENRYEVDPSGEIIMLSQTVPWKEHLFQLEEEMNVSPSIKYAIFESDDSYRIQCMPVAAGSFVCRMFLPEVWGGLRSDALVEACGIEGAVFVHSVRFIGGNKTKDGALAMARKALEIGKAVECVD, encoded by the exons ATGACAATTGGAGTTTTCAGTCAAGTATTAAGAAGCACACGTTTCATCAAATTTTCTAACCTTCTTCTGTGGAAGAAAACATATACACTCGGCTTTCCACTCAGAACGATGTCGGGAAAATCGATTATGAAAATCGGTACGCACGATGGTACTTTCCACTGCGATGAGGTGCTCGCCTGTGCGTTCTTAAAATTGCTGCCGCAATATAAAGATGCTTCTATAGTGAG ATCTCGAGATCAGAATATCTTAGACACCTGTGATATTGTAGTGGACGTTGGTGGAGAATATGATCCATCCAGGCATCGATATGACCATCATATGAg aCATTTTCAAGAATCAGTAAGTAGCATTATGAAAAAACCAGGATATGATTGGACAATAAAATTGAGTAGTGCAGGCCTGGTGTACTGTCATTTCGGACATGAAATATTGAGAAGTGTACTTCCAGAGGTAACAGACGACAGAGTCATTGAAGAAATCTTCAAAAAGGTCTACGACACCTTAATCAAGGAAATTGATGCCATAGACAATGGCGTGCCAATGTATGATGGAGAACCATT ATATCGAATAGTTACTGATTTAAGTGCACGTGTAAGCAGACTAAACCCTCAATGGAATAATCAAGATGTGAATATCGATGAACGATTTGAGAAAGCTATGGCTCTGACTTTAGAGGAATTCTTAGAATTTGTGCAGTACGCGAAAAAAGTTTGGCTGCCAGCAAGAGATGTTGTCCGACGCGCCGTGGAGAATCGATATGAG gTTGATCCGAGTggagaaataataatgttgtcGCAAACGGTACCATGGAAAGagcatttatttcaattggAAGAGGAAATGAATGTTTCGCCGTCAATAAAATACGCCATTTTTGAGAGCGACGACTCTTATCGAATTCAATGTATGCCGGTGGCGGCGGGAAGTTTCGTGTGCAGGATGTTCCTACCGGAAGTTTGGGGTGGTTTGCGCTCTGACGCACTTGTAGAAGCCTGCGGAATCGAAGGCGCCGTATTTGTACACTCTGTTCGATTTATCGGTGGAAACAAAACAAAAGACGGCGCATTGGCTATGGCGCGGAAAGCGCTTGAAATCGGAAAGGCTGTAGAATGTGTAGATTGA